One window of the Candidatus Obscuribacterales bacterium genome contains the following:
- a CDS encoding class I SAM-dependent methyltransferase produces MLLNTDQRAKLDPSDDRLFYEQPRLVTHVDEGFIQQLTDLYRDRLQPNTRILDLMSSWVSHLPDEMHFEHVEGHGMNAQELDRNPRLNHYFLQNLNQNQHLPLPDQSFDAVLNTVSVQYLQYPEAVFAEIYRILKPGGLCIISFSNRMFYQKAIQAWRDGTEESRVDLVQHYVNAIPGFSPPEVITRSSNLPMLLQLLGMPGGDPFYAIITSRVA; encoded by the coding sequence ATGCTGCTCAATACCGATCAGCGAGCCAAGCTCGATCCATCCGACGACAGGCTGTTTTACGAGCAGCCTCGCCTTGTTACCCATGTTGACGAAGGGTTTATCCAGCAACTCACGGACCTCTATCGCGATCGCCTACAGCCCAACACCCGAATTTTAGATTTGATGAGCAGTTGGGTCTCCCATCTGCCGGATGAGATGCACTTTGAGCATGTGGAAGGGCATGGCATGAATGCTCAAGAACTCGATCGCAATCCTCGCCTCAACCATTACTTCCTGCAAAATCTCAACCAAAATCAACACCTGCCGCTGCCCGACCAGTCGTTTGACGCCGTTTTGAACACGGTCTCCGTGCAGTATTTGCAATACCCTGAAGCTGTTTTTGCAGAGATCTACCGCATTCTCAAGCCGGGTGGGCTATGCATCATCAGCTTTTCCAATCGCATGTTCTACCAAAAAGCGATCCAAGCCTGGCGCGATGGCACCGAAGAAAGTCGGGTTGACCTTGTGCAGCATTACGTGAACGCTATTCCTGGCTTTAGCCCCCCAGAGGTGATCACCCGTTCGTCCAACTTGCCCATGCTGCTGCAACTGTTGGGAATGCCGGGAGGCGATCCGTTTTATGCCATCATCACCTCCCGTGTTGCCTAA
- a CDS encoding chlorophyll a/b-binding protein, with amino-acid sequence MENQEPKFGFTTFAETWNGRLAMLGFVLAIAGELLTGQGLLAQMGLL; translated from the coding sequence ATGGAAAACCAAGAACCGAAGTTTGGCTTCACCACGTTCGCAGAAACCTGGAATGGTCGTCTGGCTATGTTAGGTTTCGTTCTCGCTATTGCAGGCGAGTTGCTGACGGGGCAAGGTCTTCTAGCCCAAATGGGCTTGCTATAA